One Cucumis sativus cultivar 9930 chromosome 1, Cucumber_9930_V3, whole genome shotgun sequence DNA segment encodes these proteins:
- the LOC101218313 gene encoding PGR5-like protein 1A, chloroplastic isoform X2 has product MAGASTSFSPHLIKSTVSNLARTIRAATPFHLVPFSTKTPNSPLSSSEDLAQGPSCIFVGPIETATQETLEALYLQARDAYYSGQPLILDDMFDRVELKLRWYGSKSVVKYPRCSLRRQSTYSDAEEDLSQVLALAGIWLLFLALGCSACLVPLICIADLIFKDPLSLGLSYDTHGSPFGFLSAINAILFMAFGSLIGYPITTASVGVLQGLWRNDLVALKGACPNCGEEVFAFVRSDRANGSPHRSDCHVCECLLEFRIKFEITEIKYKTWSTMGLRAYLPCKA; this is encoded by the exons ATGGCCGGCGCATCTACTTCCTTCTCCCCTCATCTCATCAAATCTACCGTCTCCAATCTCGCCAGAACAATCCGCGCCGCCACCCCTTTTCATCTTGTTCCTTTCTCCACCAAGACTCCCAATAGCCCCCTTTCCTCTTCTGAAGACCTTGCTCAAGGACCCTCTTGCATATTCGTCGGCCCCATCGAAACCGCCACTCAAGAAACCCTTGAAGCTCTCTATCTCCAG GCTAGGGATGCGTATTACAGTGGCCAACCGTTGATTCTTGATGATATGTTTGATAGAGTCGAG TTGAAACTGAGGTGGTATGGCTCCAAATCTGTGGTTAAATACCCTCGTTGTAGTCTTAGACGGCAATCGACGTATTCAGATGCTGAG GAAGATCTATCACAGGTTCTGGCATTAGCAGGCATATGGTTGCTGTTTCTGGCACTTGGTTGTTCCGCATGTCTTGTTCCTTTAATCTGCATAGCTGACTTAATTTTCAAGGATCCACTGAGTTTAGGACTTTCCTATGACACCCATGGATCTCCATTTGGATTTCTTTCTGCTATAAATGCCATCCTCTTCATGGCATTTGGGTCTTTGATTGGCTACCCGATTACTACAGCTTCTG TGGGAGTACTTCAAGGGTTATGGAGAAATGATTTGGTGGCACTTAAAGGAGCCTGCCCAAATTGTGGAGAAGAA GTGTTTGCATTTGTGAGATCTGATCGTGCCAATGGCTCTCCTCATAGATCAGACTGTCATGTTTGTGAGTGCTTGTTGGAATTCCGGATCAAGTTTGAG ATTACAG AAATCAAGTACAAAACTTGGTCGACAATGGGTTTACGGGCGTATCTACCTTGTAAGGCGTAA
- the LOC101218313 gene encoding PGR5-like protein 1A, chloroplastic isoform X1, with the protein MAGASTSFSPHLIKSTVSNLARTIRAATPFHLVPFSTKTPNSPLSSSEDLAQGPSCIFVGPIETATQETLEALYLQARDAYYSGQPLILDDMFDRVELKLRWYGSKSVVKYPRCSLRRQSTYSDAEEDLSQVLALAGIWLLFLALGCSACLVPLICIADLIFKDPLSLGLSYDTHGSPFGFLSAINAILFMAFGSLIGYPITTASVGVLQGLWRNDLVALKGACPNCGEEVFAFVRSDRANGSPHRSDCHVCECLLEFRIKFEKSSTKLGRQWVYGRIYLVRRKSRHQRLL; encoded by the exons ATGGCCGGCGCATCTACTTCCTTCTCCCCTCATCTCATCAAATCTACCGTCTCCAATCTCGCCAGAACAATCCGCGCCGCCACCCCTTTTCATCTTGTTCCTTTCTCCACCAAGACTCCCAATAGCCCCCTTTCCTCTTCTGAAGACCTTGCTCAAGGACCCTCTTGCATATTCGTCGGCCCCATCGAAACCGCCACTCAAGAAACCCTTGAAGCTCTCTATCTCCAG GCTAGGGATGCGTATTACAGTGGCCAACCGTTGATTCTTGATGATATGTTTGATAGAGTCGAG TTGAAACTGAGGTGGTATGGCTCCAAATCTGTGGTTAAATACCCTCGTTGTAGTCTTAGACGGCAATCGACGTATTCAGATGCTGAG GAAGATCTATCACAGGTTCTGGCATTAGCAGGCATATGGTTGCTGTTTCTGGCACTTGGTTGTTCCGCATGTCTTGTTCCTTTAATCTGCATAGCTGACTTAATTTTCAAGGATCCACTGAGTTTAGGACTTTCCTATGACACCCATGGATCTCCATTTGGATTTCTTTCTGCTATAAATGCCATCCTCTTCATGGCATTTGGGTCTTTGATTGGCTACCCGATTACTACAGCTTCTG TGGGAGTACTTCAAGGGTTATGGAGAAATGATTTGGTGGCACTTAAAGGAGCCTGCCCAAATTGTGGAGAAGAA GTGTTTGCATTTGTGAGATCTGATCGTGCCAATGGCTCTCCTCATAGATCAGACTGTCATGTTTGTGAGTGCTTGTTGGAATTCCGGATCAAGTTTGAG AAATCAAGTACAAAACTTGGTCGACAATGGGTTTACGGGCGTATCTACCTTGTAAGGCGTAAAAGCAGGCACCAAAGATTGCTGTAG
- the LOC101218074 gene encoding uncharacterized protein RAB5IF homolog yields MKDGKSMKVNSQLQQNGHLPPFKLAKLFDPETSWDKDQLGDVLHWMRQSVALVCGLLWGSIPLVGGVWFILFLVISTTMIYGYYAMILKVDEEEFGGHGVLLQEGLFASITLFLLMWTLIYSLGHF; encoded by the exons ATGAAGGACGGGAAATCTATGAAAGTCAATTCTCAGTTGCAGCAGAATGGTCACTTGCCGCCCTTCAAATTGGCTAAGTTGTTCGATCCAGAGACTTCATGGGATAag GATCAACTAGGAGATGTGTTGCATTGGATGAGACAATCAGTTGCTCTTGTATGTGGGCTGCTTTGGGGCTCCATACCTCTGGTTGGAGGAGTTTGGTTCATCTT ATTCTTGGTGATATCAACCACGATGATATATGGATATTATGCAATGATATTGAAGGTAGATGAAGAGGAATTCGGCGGTCATGGAGTTCTCCTCCAGGAAGGGCTGTTTGCTTCCATAACACTGTTTCTG CTTATGTGGACCCTCATTTATAGCTTGGGACATTTCTGA
- the LOC101215884 gene encoding oxysterol-binding protein-related protein 3C, translating into MGTPEKNESKGGFFAAMTSGISKLSNAMHRSVNGFLGYEGVEVINPEGGKEDAEEEAQKGRWKQEDRESYWKMMHKYIGSDVTSMVTLPVIIFEPMTMIQKMAELMEYSHLLNLADECEDPYMRLVYASSWAISVYYAYQRTWKPFNPILGETYELTNHNGIAFLSEQVSHHPPMSAGHAENEHFSYDVTSKLKTKFLGNSLDVYPVGRTRVTLKRDGVVLDLVPPPTKVNNLIFGRTWVDSPGEMIMTNLATGDKVVLYFQPCGWFGAGRYEVDGYVYNSAEEPKILMTGKWNEFMSYQPCDMEGEPLPNTELKEVWHVAKTPENDKFQYTHFAHKINSFDTAPKKLLASDSRLRPDRYALEKGDLSKAGSEKSSLEERQRAEKRTREAKGQSFMPRWFDLTEEVTSTPWGDLEIYQYNGKYTKYRAEIDSSGSSSNDDVDVKSIEFNPWQYGNLSTD; encoded by the exons atggGTACCCCTGAAAAGAATGAAAGTAAGGGGGGTTTCTTTGCTGCCATGACTTCTGGGATTTCCAAGCTTAGCAACGCCATGCACCGATCTGTTAATGG GTTTCTTGGTTATGAAGGGGTAGAAGTTATAAATCCTGAAGGAGGAAAAGAAGATGCAGAAGAGGAAGCCCAGAAAGGAAGATGGAAACAAGAg GATCGTGAAAGTTACTGGAAGATGATGCACAAGTATATTGGTTCAGATGTCACATCAATGGTCACTCTTCCAGTAATTATTTTTGAACCAATGACAATGATTCAGAAAATGGCTgag TTAATGGAATACTCTCACTTGTTGAATCTGGCGGATGAATGTGAGGATCCTTATATGCGGTTGGTGTATGCAT CATCATGGGCTATATCAGTGTATTATGCTTATCAAAGGACCTGGAAGCCTTTTAATCCTATCCTTGGAGAAACTTATGAACTTACCAATCATAACGGCATCGCATTTCTGTCAGAGCAG GTGAGTCATCATCCCCCAATGAGTGCTGGGCATGCTGAAAATGAGCACTTTAGTTATGATGTGACTTCAAAGTTGAAAACTAAGTTTTTAGGAAACTCGTTGGATGTCTATCCTGTGGGAAG AACACGAGTGACTTTAAAAAGAGATGGTGTAGTATTAGATTTAGTACCACCACCCACTAAAGTTAACAACTTGATATTTGGAAGGACATGGGTCGATTCACCCGGAGAGATGATAATGACCAATTTGGCAACCGGTGATAAAGTTGTACTATATTTTCAACCATGCGGATGGTTTGG TGCTGGGCGTTATGAAGTGGATGGTTACGTTTATAATTCGGCAGAGGAACCAAAGATTTTGATGACAGGGAAATGGAATGAATTTATGAGTTACCAACCTTGTGATATGGAAGGGGAGCCTCTTCCAAACACAGAACTGAAAGAG GTGTGGCATGTGGCTAAAACACCcgaaaatgacaaatttcaATACACACATTTTGCACATAAGATCAATAGTTTCGATACTGCCCCTAAGAAGTTGTTGGCATCGGACTCCCGGTTGCGTCCTGATAGATACGCTTTAGAGAAGGGTGATCTATCCAAAGCAGGGTCGGAAAAGAGCAG TTTGGAAGAGAGGCAAAGAGCTGAAAAGAGAACTCGAGAAGCCAAAGGACAGAGTTTTATGCCAAGATGGTTTGATTTAACCGAAGAGGTTACGTCCACACCATGGGGTGACTTGGAAATCTACCAATATAACGGTAAATACACCAAGTATCGGGCTGAGATCGATAGTTCTGGTTCAAGCAGCAACGATGATGTTGACGTTAAATCGATAGAATTTAACCCCTGGCAATATGGGAACTTGTCGACAGATTAA